One window of Stenotrophomonas indicatrix genomic DNA carries:
- a CDS encoding glycoside hydrolase family 2 protein produces the protein MHRLPLVVRLLLLLIAASAFPATAAPLQAQWEFRLLPGDAQGAAHPGLQLWRAATVPGSVHTDLLAHGLIRDPYVGAPEAELQWIGLADWEYRARFDVDAVTLARPNAELRFDGLDTYAEVKLNGKPLLRADNAHRTWRARVEGRLRAKGNELQLVFRSPIRTLLPGVQAMPHRIAGNYPSPYGDEPKDAMVGNFARKPAYHFGWDWGPRYVTAGVWRGVDLQAWGAHRLTDLAVRTDALDAEKATLAVVLQVEQGAAAGPVAVDVEVRDPDGRSVARVQRTVELKPGRNSVEVPVELAKPRRWWPVGHGAQDRYTVLASLDGGADSTLKREQRIGLRTVELRREQDDKGGQGFAFVINGVPIFAKGANVIPFDAFPARVDAARLRQVLVAARDANMNMLRNWGGGYYEDDAFFDIADELGLLVWQDFMFGGGMQPGYDPAFRASVVAEARDNVRRLRHHPSIVLWCGNNEEETAWKDWGHGRDLKAADPAFAAKVWQGYVDLFGNDLRQVVSEDGLGVPYWSSSPSNDLDEKANDSTRGDKHYWQVWGNPALPVQAYLRETPRFMSEYGLQAWPAVATVDQIATRAEQRIDSPVIRAHQKFMAGEGNTRLLHYIELGYGTPKDFEDFVYLSQVMQADGISLAALHHRASRPYTMGSLYWQLNDVWPGASWSSVDYFGRWKALHFAARRFFAPVTVAALRDEGRTRVRVINDQATPLDARWRLRVMDVEGKVLRRREQAVTLVAAGVIDIGNYADAELLAGADPARTVAVFELLQGGRVTARQVVGFVEAKDQVLPRQQLKSTLAIDGDHYRLRLQSAALVRAAWIDFGALDVQVEDNLLDLLPGETRDVAVRGPVDLAALREALKVRTLNDR, from the coding sequence GTGCATCGCCTTCCCCTCGTTGTCCGTCTGCTCCTGCTGCTGATCGCAGCGTCCGCCTTCCCGGCAACTGCCGCTCCGCTGCAGGCGCAATGGGAATTCCGCCTGCTGCCCGGCGACGCCCAGGGCGCGGCGCATCCGGGCCTGCAGCTGTGGCGTGCGGCCACGGTGCCGGGCAGCGTGCACACCGATCTGCTGGCGCATGGGTTGATCCGCGATCCCTACGTCGGCGCGCCCGAAGCCGAACTGCAGTGGATCGGCCTGGCTGACTGGGAGTACCGCGCCCGTTTCGATGTGGACGCCGTCACCTTGGCCAGGCCCAACGCCGAGCTGCGCTTCGATGGCCTGGATACCTATGCCGAGGTGAAGCTCAACGGCAAGCCGCTGCTGCGTGCCGATAATGCCCACCGCACATGGCGCGCCCGCGTCGAAGGTCGCCTGCGTGCGAAGGGCAATGAGCTGCAGCTCGTGTTCCGTTCGCCGATCCGCACGCTGCTGCCGGGCGTGCAGGCGATGCCGCACAGAATCGCCGGCAATTATCCTTCGCCCTACGGCGATGAACCCAAGGACGCGATGGTCGGCAACTTCGCGCGCAAGCCGGCCTACCACTTCGGCTGGGACTGGGGTCCGCGCTACGTCACGGCCGGTGTCTGGCGCGGCGTTGACCTGCAGGCATGGGGCGCGCATCGGTTGACCGACCTCGCCGTACGCACGGATGCGCTTGATGCGGAAAAGGCAACGCTGGCCGTAGTGCTGCAGGTGGAACAGGGTGCGGCCGCCGGTCCGGTGGCGGTGGACGTTGAGGTGCGTGATCCAGACGGCCGCAGCGTCGCACGGGTGCAACGCACGGTCGAGCTGAAGCCCGGTCGGAACAGCGTGGAGGTGCCGGTTGAACTGGCCAAGCCGCGGCGCTGGTGGCCGGTCGGCCACGGTGCGCAGGATCGTTACACCGTGCTGGCCTCGCTCGACGGTGGCGCCGATTCCACGTTGAAGCGCGAGCAGCGTATCGGCCTGCGCACGGTCGAGCTGCGCCGTGAGCAGGACGACAAGGGAGGGCAGGGCTTCGCCTTCGTGATCAATGGTGTGCCGATCTTCGCCAAGGGCGCGAACGTGATTCCGTTCGACGCCTTCCCTGCGCGTGTTGATGCCGCGCGCCTGCGCCAGGTGCTGGTCGCCGCGCGCGATGCCAACATGAACATGCTGCGCAACTGGGGTGGCGGTTACTACGAAGACGATGCGTTCTTCGATATCGCCGACGAACTGGGCCTGCTGGTCTGGCAGGACTTCATGTTCGGCGGTGGCATGCAACCCGGTTACGACCCGGCATTCCGCGCCAGCGTGGTCGCCGAGGCGCGCGACAACGTGCGCCGCCTGCGGCATCATCCCAGCATCGTGCTGTGGTGTGGCAACAACGAAGAAGAGACGGCGTGGAAGGACTGGGGCCACGGCCGCGACCTGAAGGCCGCCGATCCGGCGTTCGCAGCGAAGGTCTGGCAGGGTTATGTCGACCTGTTCGGCAACGACCTGCGCCAGGTGGTGAGCGAAGACGGCCTGGGCGTGCCGTACTGGTCCAGTTCGCCCAGCAACGATCTGGACGAGAAGGCCAACGACTCTACCCGCGGTGACAAGCACTACTGGCAGGTGTGGGGCAATCCAGCGTTGCCGGTGCAGGCCTATCTGCGCGAGACCCCGCGTTTCATGTCCGAGTATGGCCTGCAGGCCTGGCCTGCGGTGGCGACGGTGGACCAGATCGCTACCCGTGCCGAGCAGCGTATCGACAGTCCGGTGATCCGCGCGCACCAGAAGTTCATGGCCGGCGAGGGCAATACGCGCCTGCTGCACTACATCGAGCTGGGCTACGGCACGCCGAAGGACTTCGAGGACTTCGTCTACCTGAGCCAGGTGATGCAGGCCGATGGCATTTCCCTGGCGGCGCTGCACCATCGTGCTTCGCGGCCCTATACGATGGGCTCGCTGTATTGGCAGCTCAACGACGTCTGGCCAGGTGCCTCGTGGTCGAGCGTTGACTACTTCGGCCGTTGGAAGGCGCTGCACTTCGCCGCACGGCGCTTCTTCGCGCCGGTCACCGTGGCGGCGTTGCGCGATGAGGGCAGGACACGCGTGCGCGTGATCAATGACCAGGCCACGCCGTTGGATGCACGCTGGCGCCTGCGGGTGATGGACGTGGAAGGCAAGGTACTGCGCCGTCGCGAGCAGGCGGTGACGCTGGTCGCTGCCGGAGTGATCGACATCGGCAACTACGCCGATGCCGAGCTGTTGGCTGGCGCCGATCCGGCGCGGACAGTGGCAGTGTTCGAGCTGCTGCAGGGCGGCAGGGTGACGGCGCGGCAGGTCGTTGGGTTCGTCGAAGCCAAGGACCAGGTGCTGCCACGCCAGCAGCTGAAATCAACGTTGGCGATCGACGGTGACCACTACCGCCTGCGGCTGCAGAGCGCAGCGCTGGTGCGCGCGGCCTGGATCGATTTCGGCGCGCTCGACGTGCAGGTGGAAGACAACCTGCTGGATCTGCTGCCGGGCGAAACCCGCGACGTCGCCGTGCGTGGCCCGGTGGATCTGGCTGCCCTGCGTGAGGCGTTGAAGGTGCGCACCCTCAACGATCGTTGA
- the mtnC gene encoding acireductone synthase, with protein sequence MQPRVILTDIEGTTSSISFVKNVLFPYARQALPGFVAEHGQQPEVRRWLDAVATEIGGACQDSLVAETLQGWIDQDRKHTALKALQGLIWDAGYRRGDYTAHFYPEVAPVLKGWHASGLPLYVYSSGSVPAQKLFFGFSDAGDLSPLVSGWFDTEVGGKREADSYRHIVQAIGVPAGEILFLSDVVEELDAAREAGLQTRLIDRLEDYPTPRIGAAANGHDRVENFQQIQL encoded by the coding sequence ATGCAGCCCCGCGTCATCCTGACCGACATCGAAGGCACCACCAGCAGCATCTCGTTCGTCAAGAACGTGCTGTTCCCGTACGCACGCCAGGCGTTGCCCGGCTTCGTCGCCGAACATGGCCAGCAACCGGAGGTGCGTCGCTGGCTGGACGCCGTCGCTACCGAGATCGGCGGCGCCTGCCAGGACAGCTTGGTGGCCGAGACGCTGCAGGGCTGGATCGACCAGGACCGCAAGCACACTGCGTTGAAGGCCCTGCAGGGGCTTATCTGGGACGCGGGCTACCGTCGTGGCGACTACACCGCGCACTTCTACCCGGAAGTGGCGCCGGTCTTGAAGGGGTGGCACGCTTCGGGCCTGCCGCTGTACGTGTACTCCTCCGGCTCGGTGCCGGCGCAGAAGCTGTTCTTCGGCTTCAGCGATGCCGGTGACCTCAGTCCGCTGGTGTCGGGCTGGTTCGATACCGAAGTCGGTGGCAAGCGCGAGGCCGACAGCTATCGCCATATCGTGCAGGCCATCGGCGTTCCCGCTGGCGAAATCCTGTTCCTGTCCGACGTGGTCGAGGAACTGGACGCTGCCCGCGAGGCCGGGCTGCAGACGCGTCTGATCGATCGCCTGGAGGACTACCCGACGCCGCGCATCGGCGCAGCCGCCAACGGCCATGATCGCGTCGAGAACTTCCAGCAGATCCAGCTGTAA
- a CDS encoding acireductone dioxygenase, translating into MSRLRIYDDTRPESPLLDTQDGAIIAAELQKIGVTFERWQATAPVAPGASQDEVFAAYRADIDRLVSERGFKSVDVASIAPDNPNRAELRKKFLDEHFHKEDEVRFFVAGSGLFTLHVGDKVYEIECVKDDLIAVPDGTTHWFDMGDEPSFVAIRFFTEPDGWVGHFTGTDIAQKFPRYIPTQAS; encoded by the coding sequence ATGAGCCGACTGCGCATCTACGACGATACCCGCCCCGAATCGCCGCTGCTGGACACCCAGGACGGCGCCATCATCGCTGCCGAACTGCAGAAGATCGGCGTCACCTTTGAACGCTGGCAGGCCACCGCGCCGGTCGCCCCGGGCGCAAGCCAGGACGAGGTGTTTGCCGCCTACCGCGCCGACATCGACCGCCTGGTTTCCGAACGCGGCTTCAAGAGCGTGGACGTGGCCTCGATCGCGCCGGACAACCCGAACCGCGCCGAGCTGAGGAAGAAGTTCCTCGACGAACACTTCCACAAGGAAGACGAAGTGCGCTTCTTCGTCGCCGGCTCGGGCCTGTTCACCCTGCACGTGGGCGACAAGGTCTACGAGATCGAGTGCGTGAAGGATGACCTGATCGCCGTGCCCGACGGCACCACCCACTGGTTCGACATGGGCGATGAGCCCAGCTTCGTGGCGATCCGTTTCTTCACCGAGCCGGATGGCTGGGTCGGTCACTTCACCGGCACCGACATCGCGCAGAAATTCCCCCGTTACATTCCGACCCAGGCGTCCTGA
- a CDS encoding methylthioribulose 1-phosphate dehydratase, with translation MNAPTFPYDTARLSELAQLLIDNVRELALAGWTPATSSNFSHRLDDRHAAITVSGKDKGRLIEDDIMVVDFDGKAVGRPLRPSAETLLHTQLYRRFPEIGCVLHTHSPVQTIASRLYAPQGHIRVEGYELLKAFAGNSTHEMAIDIPVFANTQDMDVLSAQVDALLDTQPLWGYLIDGHGLYAWGRDMAEARRHMEAFEFLLHCELELRKLRG, from the coding sequence ATGAACGCCCCCACCTTCCCCTACGACACCGCGCGCCTGAGCGAACTGGCCCAGCTGCTGATCGACAACGTCCGCGAACTGGCCCTGGCCGGCTGGACCCCGGCCACCAGCAGCAACTTCTCCCACCGCCTGGATGACCGCCACGCCGCGATCACCGTGTCCGGCAAGGACAAAGGCCGCTTGATCGAAGACGACATCATGGTGGTGGACTTCGATGGCAAGGCCGTTGGCCGCCCACTGCGCCCGTCCGCCGAAACCCTGCTGCACACCCAGCTGTACCGCCGCTTCCCCGAGATCGGCTGCGTCCTGCATACCCACTCGCCGGTGCAGACCATCGCCTCGCGCCTGTACGCGCCGCAGGGGCATATCCGGGTGGAGGGCTACGAGCTGCTGAAGGCCTTCGCCGGCAACAGCACCCATGAGATGGCCATCGACATCCCGGTGTTTGCCAACACCCAGGACATGGATGTGCTGTCGGCCCAGGTCGACGCCCTGCTCGACACCCAGCCCCTGTGGGGCTACCTGATCGACGGCCACGGCTTGTACGCCTGGGGCCGCGACATGGCCGAAGCGCGCCGGCACATGGAAGCGTTCGAGTTCCTGCTGCACTGCGAGCTGGAGCTGCGCAAGCTGCGCGGTTGA
- a CDS encoding amino acid permease, which produces MFKQLWATKHPHAAHEDANGLSLRRHLGPWGLTALGIGAVIGGGIFVITGQAAANHAGPAIMLSFVLAAICCAFCALAYAEFAAMVPVSGSAYTYTYATFGELSAWFIGWMLVLEYGVSASAVAVSWTGYFLSLLSHFDIHLPAALVSAPLDAQLRPTGAIANIPAAILVLLLTWLCYVGISKSSAMNMAMVILKTGLIVLVIVVGWKYVDTSNWTPFIPANEGPGKYGMEGVLRGAAMVFFAYIGFEAVSVAAQESHKPQRDMPIGMMLSLVICTVLYIAMAAVMTGLVPYQLLGTDEPVVTAVAAHPQLGWLRVVVEIGALIGLSSVVLVMIIGQPRIFMIMGRDGLLPPVFTKIHPKYRTPHINTVITGIGIALLAALFPLDILGELTSMGTLIAFAAVCAGVLILRRTQPDLPRPFRIRGAWLICSLGVLSCLALLSAMTLHNWMLMGVWTFVGFVIYFFYGFKHSRLRGK; this is translated from the coding sequence ATGTTCAAGCAACTGTGGGCCACCAAGCACCCGCACGCCGCCCACGAAGACGCCAATGGCCTGAGCCTGCGTCGCCACCTCGGCCCCTGGGGCCTGACCGCGCTCGGCATCGGTGCGGTGATCGGCGGCGGCATCTTCGTCATCACCGGCCAGGCTGCCGCCAACCACGCCGGCCCGGCCATCATGCTGTCGTTCGTGCTGGCCGCGATCTGCTGCGCCTTCTGCGCGCTGGCCTATGCCGAGTTCGCGGCGATGGTGCCGGTTTCCGGCAGCGCCTACACCTATACCTACGCCACCTTCGGCGAGCTCTCGGCCTGGTTCATCGGCTGGATGCTGGTGCTCGAGTACGGCGTCTCCGCCTCGGCCGTGGCGGTCAGCTGGACCGGCTATTTCCTCAGCCTGCTCAGCCATTTCGACATCCACCTACCGGCTGCGCTGGTCAGTGCCCCATTGGACGCGCAGCTGCGCCCCACCGGCGCCATCGCCAACATTCCCGCTGCGATCCTGGTGCTGCTGCTGACTTGGCTGTGCTACGTCGGCATCAGCAAATCGTCGGCGATGAACATGGCCATGGTCATCCTCAAGACCGGTCTGATCGTGCTGGTGATCGTGGTCGGTTGGAAATACGTGGACACCAGCAACTGGACCCCCTTCATTCCCGCCAACGAAGGCCCCGGAAAGTACGGCATGGAAGGCGTTCTGCGCGGTGCGGCGATGGTGTTCTTCGCCTATATCGGCTTCGAAGCGGTATCGGTGGCCGCGCAGGAATCGCACAAGCCGCAGCGCGACATGCCGATCGGCATGATGTTGTCGCTGGTGATCTGCACGGTGCTGTACATCGCGATGGCCGCGGTCATGACCGGCCTGGTGCCCTACCAGCTGCTGGGCACCGATGAGCCGGTGGTGACCGCCGTGGCCGCGCATCCACAGCTGGGCTGGTTGCGGGTGGTGGTGGAGATCGGTGCGTTGATCGGCCTTTCCTCAGTGGTACTGGTGATGATCATCGGCCAGCCGCGCATTTTCATGATCATGGGGCGCGACGGCCTGTTGCCGCCGGTGTTCACCAAGATCCACCCGAAGTACCGCACGCCGCACATCAACACGGTCATCACCGGCATCGGCATCGCCCTGCTGGCGGCGCTGTTCCCGCTGGACATCCTCGGTGAACTGACCTCGATGGGCACGCTGATCGCCTTCGCGGCGGTCTGTGCCGGTGTACTGATCCTGCGCCGCACGCAGCCGGACCTGCCGCGTCCGTTCCGCATCCGGGGCGCGTGGTTGATCTGCAGCCTGGGCGTGCTGAGCTGCCTGGCGCTGCTGTCGGCGATGACGCTGCACAACTGGATGCTGATGGGCGTGTGGACGTTTGTCGGCTTCGTGATCTACTTCTTCTACGGGTTCAAGCACAGTCGCCTGCGGGGGAAGTGA
- a CDS encoding amino acid permease: protein MLKALLRVKPVEPAGHVDAGEPIEGSLDGEATLKRTLTAKHLIMLGIGAVIGAGIFVLTGQAAANHAGPAVMLSFVFAGIACALAGLCYAEFAAMMPVSGSAYSYSYATLGEGMAWFIGWCLVLEYLFASASVAVGWSAYLISFITTTLHMPFPDALSAAPIAWNGHEFAASGKLFNLPAVLIVAAVTGLLYVGVTQSAFVNAIIVAIKVFVICLFVGIGAAHVDPANWHPFIPENTGVSGEFGWSGVFRAATIVFFAYIGFDAVSTAAGETKDPQRNMPIGLLGSLAVCTIVYIIVCAVLTGMLPYHLLGTDKPVATALEAYPSLSWLKTAVEIGAIAGLSSVVLVMMMGQTRIAYTISRDGLLPKVFGKVHKRFRTPYWATIVVGVVAASLAGLVPLNVLGELVSMGTLLAFATVCVGVLILRYTRPELHRPFRVPLVWVICPLGALSCLFLFWQAFVVHWHLFVGWTLLGLLIYFGYGIRHSKLAKSP, encoded by the coding sequence ATGCTGAAAGCTCTGTTGAGGGTCAAGCCGGTCGAACCGGCCGGGCACGTCGATGCCGGCGAACCCATCGAAGGCAGCCTGGATGGCGAAGCCACGTTGAAACGGACCCTCACGGCGAAACACCTCATCATGCTTGGCATTGGTGCGGTGATCGGCGCAGGTATTTTCGTACTCACCGGCCAGGCCGCGGCCAACCACGCCGGTCCGGCGGTGATGCTGTCGTTCGTGTTCGCCGGCATCGCCTGCGCGCTGGCGGGCCTGTGCTACGCCGAGTTCGCCGCGATGATGCCGGTCTCCGGCAGCGCCTACTCCTACTCCTACGCCACCCTCGGCGAGGGCATGGCCTGGTTCATCGGCTGGTGCCTGGTGCTGGAGTACCTGTTCGCCTCGGCCTCGGTCGCGGTGGGTTGGTCGGCGTACCTGATCAGCTTCATCACCACCACGCTGCACATGCCGTTCCCGGACGCGCTGAGTGCGGCGCCGATCGCCTGGAACGGGCACGAGTTCGCCGCCTCCGGCAAGCTGTTCAACCTGCCGGCGGTACTGATCGTGGCGGCGGTGACCGGTCTGCTGTACGTGGGCGTGACCCAGTCCGCGTTCGTCAACGCGATCATTGTGGCCATCAAGGTGTTCGTGATCTGCCTGTTCGTGGGCATCGGCGCCGCCCACGTGGACCCGGCCAACTGGCACCCGTTCATCCCCGAGAACACCGGCGTGTCCGGCGAGTTCGGCTGGAGCGGCGTGTTCCGCGCGGCCACCATCGTGTTCTTCGCCTACATCGGCTTCGATGCGGTCTCCACCGCTGCCGGTGAAACCAAGGACCCGCAGCGCAACATGCCGATCGGCCTGCTCGGCTCGCTGGCGGTCTGCACCATCGTCTACATCATCGTCTGCGCGGTGCTGACCGGCATGCTGCCGTACCACCTGCTGGGCACCGACAAGCCAGTGGCCACCGCGCTGGAAGCCTACCCGAGCCTGTCCTGGCTGAAGACTGCCGTGGAAATCGGCGCGATCGCCGGCCTGTCCTCGGTGGTGCTGGTGATGATGATGGGCCAGACCCGCATCGCCTACACCATCTCGCGCGATGGCCTGCTGCCGAAGGTGTTCGGCAAGGTCCACAAGCGCTTCCGCACGCCGTACTGGGCCACGATCGTGGTCGGCGTGGTCGCCGCCTCGTTGGCCGGCCTGGTGCCGCTGAACGTGCTCGGCGAACTGGTGTCGATGGGTACCCTGCTGGCCTTCGCCACGGTCTGCGTGGGCGTGTTGATCCTGCGCTACACCCGCCCGGAACTGCACCGCCCGTTCCGCGTGCCGCTGGTGTGGGTGATCTGCCCGCTGGGTGCGCTGTCGTGCCTGTTCCTGTTCTGGCAGGCGTTCGTGGTGCACTGGCACCTGTTCGTGGGCTGGACCCTGCTGGGCCTGCTGATCTACTTCGGCTACGGCATCCGCCACAGCAAGCTGGCCAAGTCGCCCTGA
- a CDS encoding NUDIX hydrolase: MNGDNGRYFSRHPAFMSETSESLAALDDRLRRLLHDYARKEPAHDALAAEFGTLIDDVEDAFRRERLAGHFTASCWLVSADGQRLLLTHHRKLQRWLQLGGHADGDRDLARVALKEAEEESGLSGLVLDDPAIFDLDKHWIPERKDVPGHWHYDVRFVIRALGGEDFVLSEESLELAWRPVAEVASDPQSDESMQRMARRWLAR; encoded by the coding sequence ATGAACGGCGATAATGGCAGGTATTTTTCCAGGCACCCCGCATTCATGAGCGAAACCAGCGAATCCCTTGCCGCACTTGACGATCGGCTGCGCCGCCTGCTGCATGACTATGCGCGCAAAGAACCTGCCCACGACGCCCTCGCTGCCGAATTCGGCACATTGATCGACGATGTGGAGGATGCGTTCCGCCGCGAGCGCCTGGCAGGCCATTTCACCGCCAGCTGCTGGCTGGTCAGCGCCGATGGCCAGCGCCTGCTGCTGACCCACCATCGCAAGCTGCAGCGCTGGCTGCAGCTGGGCGGGCATGCCGACGGTGACCGCGACCTGGCCCGGGTGGCACTGAAGGAGGCCGAAGAGGAGTCCGGCCTGAGTGGGCTGGTGCTGGACGATCCGGCGATCTTCGACCTGGACAAGCACTGGATTCCCGAACGCAAGGACGTGCCGGGGCACTGGCACTACGACGTGCGTTTCGTGATCCGTGCGCTGGGCGGGGAGGATTTCGTGCTCAGCGAAGAGTCGCTGGAGCTGGCCTGGCGCCCGGTGGCCGAGGTCGCCAGCGATCCGCAGTCGGACGAATCGATGCAGCGCATGGCGCGCCGGTGGCTGGCGCGCTGA
- the serA gene encoding phosphoglycerate dehydrogenase codes for MSPKKTSFPKQDIRVLLLEGVSQTAVEVFSAAGYSQIEAHTKALPEDELKARIAEAHIVGIRSRTQLSAEVLAEAKRLIAVGCFCIGTNQVDLDAAELAGIPVFNAPYSNTRSVAELVIAEAIMLTRGIPQKNAECHRGGWSKSASGSHEVRGKVLGIIGYGHIGTQVGVLAESLGMQVIFHDVETKLSLGNARAATSLDDLLARADIVTLHVPETPSTQWMIGSTELAKMRRGAHLINAARGTVVDIDALDAALASGHIGGAALDVFPVEPKGNGDIFESPLTRHDNVILTPHVGGSTLEAQDNIGIEVAAKLVRYSDNGSTLSAVNFPEVTLPEHADSLRLLHIHQNVPGVLSKVNEIFSRHNVNIDGQFLRTDPKVGYVVIDITASEEQASAVRDELAAIPGTLRTRILY; via the coding sequence ATGTCGCCGAAGAAGACCTCGTTCCCGAAGCAGGATATCCGCGTACTGTTGTTGGAGGGGGTCAGCCAGACCGCCGTGGAGGTGTTCAGCGCCGCCGGCTACAGCCAGATCGAGGCGCACACCAAGGCACTGCCCGAGGACGAACTGAAGGCGCGCATTGCCGAAGCCCACATCGTCGGCATCCGTTCGCGCACCCAGCTCAGCGCCGAGGTGCTGGCCGAGGCCAAGCGCCTGATCGCGGTCGGCTGCTTCTGCATCGGCACCAACCAGGTCGATCTGGATGCGGCCGAGCTGGCCGGCATTCCGGTATTCAACGCGCCCTACTCCAATACCCGCAGCGTCGCCGAGCTGGTGATCGCCGAAGCGATCATGCTGACCCGCGGTATCCCGCAGAAGAACGCCGAATGCCATCGCGGCGGCTGGTCGAAGTCGGCCAGTGGCAGCCATGAGGTGCGCGGCAAGGTCCTGGGCATCATCGGCTACGGGCATATCGGCACCCAGGTGGGCGTGCTGGCCGAATCGCTGGGCATGCAGGTGATCTTCCACGACGTGGAAACCAAGCTGTCGCTGGGCAATGCGCGTGCCGCGACCAGCCTGGACGACCTGCTGGCGCGCGCCGACATCGTCACCCTGCACGTGCCGGAGACGCCGTCCACGCAGTGGATGATCGGCAGCACCGAGCTGGCGAAGATGCGCCGCGGCGCGCACCTGATCAACGCTGCCCGCGGCACCGTGGTCGACATCGATGCGCTGGATGCTGCGCTGGCCAGCGGCCACATCGGTGGCGCCGCGCTGGACGTGTTCCCGGTCGAGCCGAAGGGCAACGGCGATATCTTCGAATCGCCGCTGACCCGCCACGACAACGTGATCCTGACCCCACACGTGGGCGGCAGCACGCTGGAAGCGCAGGACAACATCGGCATCGAAGTGGCGGCCAAGCTGGTGCGCTACAGCGACAACGGCAGCACCCTGTCGGCGGTCAACTTCCCGGAAGTGACCCTGCCCGAGCACGCCGACAGCCTGCGCCTGCTGCACATCCACCAGAACGTGCCGGGCGTGCTGTCCAAGGTCAACGAGATCTTCTCGCGGCACAACGTCAACATCGACGGCCAGTTCCTGCGCACCGACCCGAAGGTGGGTTACGTGGTGATCGACATCACCGCCAGCGAGGAACAGGCCAGCGCGGTGCGTGACGAACTGGCTGCGATTCCGGGCACGTTGCGCACGCGCATCCTGTATTGA
- a CDS encoding FAD-binding oxidoreductase, with translation MTDSRIASLQQACPGLKLKTDPADLEHYGRDWTRRWTPAPLAIALPATVEEVQAVMRWTAAEGVAVVPSGGRTGLSGGAVATNGELVLSLERMNKALDYDAVDRTLVVQAGMPLEALHNAALEHGLIYPVDFAARGSCSIGGNIATNAGGIRVIRYGNTREWIAGLKVVTATGELLELNKGLIKNSSGYDFRQLLIGSEGTLGVIVEATVKLTDPPPASNVMLLALPSFDVLMQVFAAFRARLQLQAFEFFTDRALEHVLSHGAQAPFDEVHPYYVVTEFAAGDEAQEAAAMAAFEDCMGNGWVSDGVISASDAQAAQLWRLREGITEALARYKPYKNDVSVRISSMPAFLAETQALIGDAYPHFDVVWFGHIGDGNLHINVLKPDDTSDADFVTQCEHVTKLLAQVLARFNGSISAEHGIGLVKKGYLDSTRGPAEIALMKAVKRAFDPEGRLNPGKLFDL, from the coding sequence ATGACCGATTCCCGCATCGCCTCGTTGCAGCAGGCCTGTCCCGGCCTGAAGCTGAAGACCGACCCTGCCGACCTGGAGCATTACGGCCGCGACTGGACCCGGCGCTGGACACCGGCGCCGCTGGCGATCGCGTTGCCGGCCACGGTCGAAGAAGTGCAGGCGGTGATGCGCTGGACCGCGGCCGAGGGCGTGGCGGTGGTTCCCTCCGGCGGTCGCACCGGCCTTTCCGGCGGTGCGGTAGCGACCAATGGCGAGCTGGTGCTGAGCCTGGAGCGGATGAACAAGGCGCTGGACTACGATGCGGTCGACCGCACCCTGGTGGTGCAGGCCGGCATGCCACTGGAGGCGCTGCACAACGCCGCGCTTGAACATGGCCTCATCTATCCGGTGGACTTCGCTGCGCGCGGGTCGTGCTCGATCGGCGGCAACATCGCCACCAATGCCGGTGGCATCCGGGTGATCCGCTACGGCAATACCCGTGAATGGATCGCCGGGCTGAAAGTGGTCACCGCCACGGGCGAACTGCTCGAGCTCAACAAGGGCCTGATCAAGAACTCCAGCGGCTACGATTTCCGCCAGCTGCTGATCGGCTCGGAAGGCACGCTGGGCGTGATCGTCGAGGCCACGGTGAAGCTCACCGACCCGCCGCCGGCCAGCAACGTGATGCTGCTGGCGCTGCCCAGCTTCGACGTGCTGATGCAGGTGTTCGCCGCGTTCCGCGCGCGACTGCAGCTGCAGGCCTTCGAATTCTTCACCGACCGTGCGCTGGAGCACGTGCTGTCACACGGCGCGCAGGCACCGTTCGACGAGGTGCATCCGTATTACGTGGTGACCGAATTCGCTGCCGGCGATGAAGCGCAGGAAGCAGCGGCAATGGCCGCCTTCGAAGACTGCATGGGCAATGGCTGGGTCAGCGACGGGGTGATCAGTGCCAGCGATGCCCAGGCGGCGCAGCTGTGGCGCCTGCGCGAGGGCATCACCGAGGCGCTGGCGCGCTACAAGCCCTACAAGAACGATGTCTCGGTGCGGATCTCGTCGATGCCGGCGTTCCTGGCCGAGACCCAGGCGCTGATCGGCGACGCCTACCCGCATTTCGATGTGGTCTGGTTCGGCCATATCGGTGACGGCAACCTGCACATCAATGTGCTCAAGCCGGATGACACCAGCGATGCCGATTTCGTGACCCAGTGCGAGCACGTGACCAAGCTGCTGGCGCAGGTGCTGGCGCGCTTCAATGGCAGCATTTCGGCCGAACACGGTATCGGTCTGGTCAAGAAGGGCTACCTGGACAGCACCCGTGGCCCGGCCGAGATCGCGCTGATGAAGGCGGTCAAGCGCGCGTTCGATCCCGAAGGGCGGCTGAATCCCGGCAAATTGTTCGACCTTTGA